A stretch of DNA from Alicyclobacillus acidocaldarius subsp. acidocaldarius Tc-4-1:
CGCGAGATCGTCCAGTCGCGCGTCGACACGGTCCGGGCCGTGATCGCAGCGGTTGAAGGTTTGCCTGCGGCACCGACCGCGTACGTGCAGGCGTCCGCCGTCGGCTACTACGGCCCGTCCCTCACGGAGACGTTCACCGAGGCGTCTCCGCCTGGAAACGACTTTCTGGCGCGCGTCTGCGTAAGCTGGGAGCAAGCCGCCGAGCCCCTCCGCGCCCTCACGCGCGTGGCCTTTGTTCGATTTGGCATGGTGCTGGGGCAAGACGGAGGCGCGCTGCCGCTCATGTGGCCGGTGTTTCAACTGGGGCTCGGAGGAACACTCGGGCGAGGAAATCAGTGGATTTCCTGGATCCACGTCGACGACGCCGCCCGACTCGCCGCATGGATTGTCGCAGACAACCGCCTCGACGGCGCGTTCAACGCCACCGCGCCTCACCCTGTCCGGATGCGCGACTTCACGCGCGCGCTCGCTGAGGTGCTCCACCGCCCGCACCTCGCCCATGTCCCTGGTCCTGTGCTGCGACTTGCACTAGGACGGCGCGCCACGCTCGTCCTTGACGGCCAGCGCGTCCTACCTCAGCGCGCGCTTGATCTCGGCTTTTCCTTCGCCTTCCCCACGCTCGAGGAGGCCCTCCGGGACTTCCTGTAAGCGAGACTTGTGCCCCACCCCGTCCTGCCCTTAGAATGAAATCGATTTCCCCATCAATCTTTTGCAGGGAAAGACAAGAAAGGAGGCTGTCGAGCCATGGCCACGCGCTTTCGCTGGGTCATCATAGGTCTTTTGTTTTTCATCACAGTGGTCAACTACATCGACCGATCCGCCATTTCGTACGCCATCGGCGACATCGCGCAGGTTCTGCACCTGAACGACAGCCAGGTGGGCATGATCCTCGGCGCCTTTGGCATCGGCTACATGATCACCACGTTCTTCGGCGGCATCTGGGTTGATCACGTCGGCGCCCGATGGGCCCTGTTCTTTGCTTCGCTCTTGTGGAGCCTGTCCATCGGACTGACGGGCGTCGCTGCGTCGTTCACCGTCATCTACCTCATGCGCATCCTTCTCGGTGTGGCGGAAGGGCCGAACTTTCCAGCCGTCAACCGGGCGGTCGGCGACTGGCTGTCGCCTCGCGAACGAGCTATCGCGCTGTCCAACTCGCTCGTGGCCGTCCCACTCGCGCTCGCCATCGGCGCCCCGATTGTGACGTCCTTGATTCTCGGTGTCGGCTGGCGAGGGATGTTTATCATTCTCGGCATTGTGGGGCTTCTCTGGGTGCCCGTCTGGTTCTTCTTGTTCCGCGACTTTCCGGAGCATAGCCGCCACGTCAATGACGAGGAGTTGCGCCACATTCGCGCGTCCGAACACGTGGATCGCACGCGACCGGCGAAGGAAATGCGCTTTCGCCAGGCGCATCACGTGTCATCAGGGCGGCTGTGGAAGTACCTTTTGGTCAACCGCACCTTAATGGCGAACAACTGGTCGTTCTTCGTCTTCGGCTATTATCTCTTCTTCTTCATGACGTGGTTGCCATCCTATCTGAAGAGCGAATACCACCTAAACCTGAAGTCGGTCGGTGCTTTCTCCATCTTGCCGTGGGCGCTTGCCACCGTGCTGTTGTGGCTCGTGGGTTACCTCTCGGACTGGATCTTGCGCCGGACTGGCAGCCTGCGGCTGGCGAGATCGTATCCCATCTGGATCTCGCAACTGCTTTCCGCGCTGTGTGTCGTGCCGCTCACCTTTACGCACGACCTCACGACGGCCATCGTGTTCATCACGCTCGCAGTGGGTTTTGGAATGAGCGCCAACTCGACCTTCTACGCCATGAATGTGGATCTCATGCGAGAGCGAACGGGCACCGCGCTTGGCGTGATGGACACGTTCTTCGCAGCCGCTGGCTTCCTTGCGCCAGTCATTACCGGATGGATTGTGAACGCGACGGGAAGCTTCAAGAGCGCCTTCTGGCTCATGGCCGTGCTCGCCGCGACCTCTGTCCTCGCCGTGCTCATCTTCCATCAGCCGGATAAACAGCGGCGGATTGATACCTCTGCCAACTCTTCTCCGACGCTGACGCAATGACGCCTGAGGCCCCGCGGATCGTTCCCCGCGGGGCCCTTTATTGCGTTCGTCGTCAACGCGGCCTGACTCTACGCCGCTACTCCGCAAAGCTAGATTGGATCGCGCGAAAGGTTCGAAAGGCGCAAGGCGGAGAGGCGAAACTATGGGTTTTTAAGCACTCGGTAGAGTTTCCACATGCCGAACCTCTTCTGCAGGCGTACCCACGGCGCCCCATGGGTGTAGAGGGTCGGGTATGTCCGATTTACGACGTCAAATTGATATCCATTTACCGGATCTGGAACAAGTATATATTGGACGTGATGCGTCCACGGGTAGCGCAGCGCACTGGCAAAGTCGTAGTCGCTCGTAATCACGAGATGTCGCGGTTGTCGCACATGGAGAATGGCATCGAAGGCAGAGTACGAATCCATAAGGACAGTCGCGCTGGGAAGATCCTGATTGATATACTGCGCAACTTGCTGTTGAATTCGGAGCTGTTGAATCACCTCATTTTGTCCATGTGAATGAGACTGTATTCCTCCGGCGCGACCGTGGCATTTCGTTCCATGATTCGACCCGTGAACCCGCCAGAGATCACAATCGACAGGGCCATCGCGACTTGCGCGAGCCCTCGCCACCATCGCCCCAATTGTATGGCATCCAAGCGCATTTCGTACGTCCACCAGGCAACCGCAATCGGAAGCGGATAGAAGAAGAATCGCAACCAGCCATATGATGCTCCATGAAGGAGCAAAAAGAACTGTAGCGATGGAATGGATGCAGCGAGCACGAGCAGTTGTAACGTTTCCCACCGAACCAGTCGACCGCGAGTGAGCCGGTAGACAAGCACCATACCCACAGGAATCACAAATATCCAGATTCGTTGCCACATGAACAGGAGAACGCGAACCGGATGATGCTCAATTGAGCGATACTTGGAGGCGGAGGAGAGCATGCTCGTCAGCGACAAGTTGGAATACGCGGAGTGGAGGAAGTAGAACGGATCGTGCATGATCTCGGCGTTGAGCACCATCCACACAATACCTGAATATACGGCAGGCAAGAGCAATACGATCGCTGTGGCGGCGGCGTACCACAAACGCTCCTGGCTGCGGAACCGACGGTATGCTCGGCGAGACATGAGCAAGCGCACCTGTGCATCTGCCGGGGCACGGCGCAGCGCGTCCGACAGCACGACTGCAAACAGCCCCACTCCGAACGCAACCGCCTCATAGCGAGCCCAAAACGCCATGGCAAGCGCACACCCTGCAATGACCAGCCTTGAAACGGCATAGTCATCCTTCCATGACAGGTAGTTTAATAGACAGATCACCAGAAAGCAGGCAAAGATCATCTCACTCATGCCGTTGGCGCCGTAGAGGAACATGAAGGGGTGCAGCGCAAGACACAAAACGACCACAAAGGAAGTGACCTTCGAAACCTCAGCCCAAAGGAGAGCCCGGTGCAGTGCGAACGCCATCGCCGCAGATGCAACGGATGTTACGAACACGCCAGCCAACGCGTCTGAAGCGATGGGCGGAAACCAACGCCACAATGCGACTGGCGGCAACTCAAACATGCTCGGCAGTGGATTCCACACAAAGCCAATCGCACCCAGATGCGGATCCCGGCTAAACAACACGTAAAATGCATTGGCCACGCGGCTGAGGGCATCCTCCTGTAAGTCACCCTGGACTGCGTACAGATAGCAACCGAAGACGAACTCAGCCGCAAACACGATAGCAGACAGAACCCAGCCACTCCGGTGTTTTCTCGGAACGGATGCGTTCGTCATTGAAAGTTCAACCCATTTTGTCACTCAGGAACGCTCCTTGTGATGGGAGATGCACCTTGCCGGTCGTCAAACCATGCGGCGTCTTGTTCCAATGAAACGGCCTGCGAATGAGTTCCCACAACGCACGATACGTGGCAACAGACATAAGGAGCCAATACAGCGGCGATAAAATCGCCGAAAGGACCAATCTGAAAGACAACAACGCAGATCCACGCCGCTGACTCTTCTCAACCTCGAGGTACATTCCGACCATGTTGCTGTATACAAACACAAAATTGCCGATGAACAATAAAACAGAGGCTAAGTAGTAAATGAAGCCCGGGAATAGTGTCGGAATCCATGACGCATGACACATGAACCAGAGTATCAACAGCAGCCAAAAGAACGGATTCACAAGAGGTAAAAACGGTGTTCCGAGGATCATAGCCTGAAACCCCAAGAAGCCTTTCGCGCCGAGATCGCGCCACAGTTGCACCGGGTGCCTCATGTTCACCAGCCATGTGATGAGATAGCCCTTCACCCATCGGGCTCGCTGCCGAATCCAGGAACGAACCCGACTATTGGCTTCTTCCCACGTGGTGGAGTCCACCAAGGCCGTCTGGTATCCATGTTTGTACAGCCGCACGCCGAGGTCGGCATCCTCCGTCACATTGAACGGGTCCCACGCACCAACTTTCCTCAAGACCTCAGTTCGAAAGTGATTGGAGGTGCCACCAAGCGGAATGGGGACATTCATAGCCATGACACCAGGGAGCAAGATGCCGAACCAGTTGCTGTATTCCTGAGAAAACCCCTGAATCCGTGACGAGTAGGTGCGAAAATTGCTGAAGCGCTCGTGGTTGGTCCTGTAGAATTGAGATAGTTCGGATATCGGCTGTATTCAATCCCTCTTCACCATCGGGGTGAACCACTTGCGTTTCATCATTGAAGAATCCGATGAAGTCATCGTCACGCATTCGGGAATGACCCTTGTCGGCGTGTTGCTTGATAAAACCAGAATCGGCGAGCGGTTGAATCAGACCCGCCTGCCTGGTATGGGCAAACCGGATATTTCAAACCGGGACGTGGCATACTCATACATCGGGCTGCTTTGCCAAGGCAAGACCGACTTCGACCACATCGAAGCGTTTCGAGATGACGAGTTTTTCATGATCGCACTGCAAGTAGACAACGTGCCTTCGAGCCCGACGCTGCGCCAGCGTTTGGACATGGTTGCCGGAAAATCCGG
This window harbors:
- a CDS encoding TIGR01777 family oxidoreductase → MRIYLLGGSGFIGHHLAQQLERQGHVLDVVRRPYTSHALREHFARSIQGGEPYAICNLAGASLNQKRWSAAYRREIVQSRVDTVRAVIAAVEGLPAAPTAYVQASAVGYYGPSLTETFTEASPPGNDFLARVCVSWEQAAEPLRALTRVAFVRFGMVLGQDGGALPLMWPVFQLGLGGTLGRGNQWISWIHVDDAARLAAWIVADNRLDGAFNATAPHPVRMRDFTRALAEVLHRPHLAHVPGPVLRLALGRRATLVLDGQRVLPQRALDLGFSFAFPTLEEALRDFL
- a CDS encoding glycosyltransferase family 2 protein produces the protein MQPISELSQFYRTNHERFSNFRTYSSRIQGFSQEYSNWFGILLPGVMAMNVPIPLGGTSNHFRTEVLRKVGAWDPFNVTEDADLGVRLYKHGYQTALVDSTTWEEANSRVRSWIRQRARWVKGYLITWLVNMRHPVQLWRDLGAKGFLGFQAMILGTPFLPLVNPFFWLLLILWFMCHASWIPTLFPGFIYYLASVLLFIGNFVFVYSNMVGMYLEVEKSQRRGSALLSFRLVLSAILSPLYWLLMSVATYRALWELIRRPFHWNKTPHGLTTGKVHLPSQGAFLSDKMG
- a CDS encoding MFS transporter; its protein translation is MATRFRWVIIGLLFFITVVNYIDRSAISYAIGDIAQVLHLNDSQVGMILGAFGIGYMITTFFGGIWVDHVGARWALFFASLLWSLSIGLTGVAASFTVIYLMRILLGVAEGPNFPAVNRAVGDWLSPRERAIALSNSLVAVPLALAIGAPIVTSLILGVGWRGMFIILGIVGLLWVPVWFFLFRDFPEHSRHVNDEELRHIRASEHVDRTRPAKEMRFRQAHHVSSGRLWKYLLVNRTLMANNWSFFVFGYYLFFFMTWLPSYLKSEYHLNLKSVGAFSILPWALATVLLWLVGYLSDWILRRTGSLRLARSYPIWISQLLSALCVVPLTFTHDLTTAIVFITLAVGFGMSANSTFYAMNVDLMRERTGTALGVMDTFFAAAGFLAPVITGWIVNATGSFKSAFWLMAVLAATSVLAVLIFHQPDKQRRIDTSANSSPTLTQ